A window of Gallaecimonas kandeliae genomic DNA:
AACAGGGAATTGGACCAGGGCCAGCGCCGGGCCCAGCAGCACCTGCTGTTCGATGAGCTGTTCCGGCGCAGCCGCCAGCCGCTGCTGTGGCTGGACGGCGACGACAGCGTATTGGCCTGCAATGATGCCGCCCTGCTGCTAGGCGGCCTGGGCCAGTGGCGACCCGGGCTGGGGCTAGCGGACTTCAAGCTGAGCCGGAGCCCACAGGGCCTTGTCAGCGGCGACACCGGCACCCAGGTGCAATGCCTCAAGGTCCACCAGCAGGGTCAGCTGCTGATGCTGTTCCCGGTGTCCCAGCAGCTGGCCCGGCAGGAGGTCCAGGCCTGGCAGCGGCTGATCCGGGTGTTCAGCCATGAGGTGCGCAACTCCATGACCCCCATCCAGAGCTACTGCGAGGCGCTGCTGGAAGGGCCGCCGGGTTCCCCTGAGGAACTCAGGGGCATACTGGCCATCATCGACAGGCGGGCCAGGGGGCTGCTGAGCTTCGTTGAAGGTTACGCCCGCCTGGCCAAGCTGCCGCCGCCCCAATGGGGGACCCTGGCGGCCAGGGACTGGCTGCAGGGGATCTGCGCCCTGCTGCCGGATCTGGAGTGCCGGCTGCTGCTCGACGCAGAAGAACTGCTGGGGGACGGCAAACAGCTGGAACAGCTGCTGCTGAACCTGTTGCACAACGCCCAGGAAGCGGCGCTGGGCAAGCCGGTGACCATTCACTATCGCCATCAGGAAGAGATGCAGTGCCTGCTGGTGGAAGATCAGGGGCCCGGCTTTGCCAACCTGGACAACCTGATGGTGCCGCTCTACAGCACCAAGCCGAAGGGCTCCGGCATTGGCCTGGCCCTGTGCCGGCAGATCCTGATGAACCACGGCGGCCGTATGGAGCTGGGCAACCACCAGGGTGGTGCCCAGGTGCGGTGCTACTGGCCGCTGCCTTAGTCACCTCACGGGACTTTGTGCCGCTCGAGGCAATAAAAAACCCCACCTTGGCGGGGTTTTTCATGAACGGCGTCAGCTTAGAGCTTGGGGCCGGCGGCTACCAGGGCCTTGCCTTCTTCGTTGTCGGTGAACTTCTC
This region includes:
- a CDS encoding sensor histidine kinase — its product is MTSSFERRLGRLLLVLCLPAWGLFAVLGWQMGWSLLAWLNGIVFLGLGQFWLARRLYQASVEPWPGLQTLVEGINQGDASYRLNWPYRQGHLAQVARALEQLSNRELDQGQRRAQQHLLFDELFRRSRQPLLWLDGDDSVLACNDAALLLGGLGQWRPGLGLADFKLSRSPQGLVSGDTGTQVQCLKVHQQGQLLMLFPVSQQLARQEVQAWQRLIRVFSHEVRNSMTPIQSYCEALLEGPPGSPEELRGILAIIDRRARGLLSFVEGYARLAKLPPPQWGTLAARDWLQGICALLPDLECRLLLDAEELLGDGKQLEQLLLNLLHNAQEAALGKPVTIHYRHQEEMQCLLVEDQGPGFANLDNLMVPLYSTKPKGSGIGLALCRQILMNHGGRMELGNHQGGAQVRCYWPLP